The Drosophila biarmipes strain raj3 chromosome 2L, RU_DBia_V1.1, whole genome shotgun sequence genome has a window encoding:
- the LOC108027667 gene encoding trypsin epsilon-like — translation MFFKYLVLSAIALLVSAARIPGPEERIVGGHHIPIEYVPWQVSLLIKMAHDCGGVIHSERVILTAAHCLIDVQIEDLSVRAGSSHWSKGGQMVKVLKAISHPKFDYVMKTNDVAVLILESPLKFSAYVQKIALAEETPEGGTMSLVSGWGDTRYGAGFAWPILQGVHVAVLDATSCKKKYSEDIICADADGRDICKGDSGGPLVSLPDRKLIGIVSYGGCGNGHPGGYADVAYFRNWFKKTINENI, via the coding sequence TTGTCAGCCATTGCTCTCCTGGTCTCCGCTGCTCGGATTCCTGGACCAGAGGAAAGGATTGTCGGAGGCCACCATATTCCCATTGAATATGTTCCTTGGCAAGTGTCACTGTTAATTAAAATGGCTCACGATTGTGGTGGAGTCATACATAGTGAGCGGGTTATTCTGACTGCTGCTCACTGTCTAATTGACGTACAAATTGAGGACCTATCTGTTCGCGCTGGATCCTCGCATTGGAGTAAAGGTGGTCAAATGGTGAAGGTTCTGAAAGCCATATCCCATCCTAAATTTGATTATGTTATGAAGACTAAtgatgttgctgtgctgatTTTGGAGTCACCCCTCAAGTTCAGCGCTTATGTACAGAAGATAGCTCTAGCTGAAGAAACTCCTGAAGGCGGAACTATGAGCTTGGTCTCCGGATGGGGAGATACCCGATACGGCGCTGGATTCGCTTGGCCGATTCTACAAGGCGTTCATGTGGCGGTTCTCGATGCCActtcttgtaaaaaaaaatatagtgagGACATTATTTGTGCCGACGCTGATGGAAGAGACATATGTAAAGGAGATTCTGGCGGACCTTTGGTTAGTTTACCGGATCGTAAGCTTATTGGCATAGTTTCCTATGGAGGTTGTGGTAATGGCCATCCTGGAGGCTATGCAGATGTTGCTTACTTCCGCAACTGGTTCAAAAAGACAATCAACGAAAATATTTAG